The following coding sequences are from one Salvia hispanica cultivar TCC Black 2014 chromosome 3, UniMelb_Shisp_WGS_1.0, whole genome shotgun sequence window:
- the LOC125215902 gene encoding cytochrome P450 71A1-like — MTSLLILLLILPISILFHLLHKKTHQTPPGPRGLPFIGNLLHLATPEPHVHLCKLSRTYGPLMSLNLGSKPTLIVSSPRITEQVMRTHDLAFCSRPKLLGQHKLFYNGLDVAFAPYGHSWREMRKICVVHLLSNKRVQSFRPVREEEVFGMTRELSRDSGRVVNLSAVMLGLTSTLICRIAFGKGNSKRERFDVLMIEAQAMQAGFAFVSDYFPWLGWVDRLRGMVARLEQIYRDMDDFVEQLICEHLDPSWPHFKNPNILDLLIQLKNENSSSTTLTWDHVKAILMDIFVAATDTSAATVIWAMTALVKKPAAMERLQKEIRELVGDRTQVNEDDLPKLAYLKAVIKETLRLFPAAPLLLPRESMSDCKINGYTIPAKTLVFINAWAIGRDPESWENPDEFMPERFLNSSIDILGTDFEVIPFGAGRRGCPGIAMGLATVELTLANLLHSFDWEFPPGVSKEDIDTQVLPGLTMHKKHPLCLVPINRTHG, encoded by the exons ATGACCAGTCTACTCATCCTTCTACTAATCCTCCCCATTTCAATCCTCTTCCATCTCCTCCACAAAAAAACCCATCAAACCCCGCCCGGCCCCCGCGGCCTCCCCTTCATCGGCAACCTCCTCCACCTCGCCACCCCCGAACCACACGTCCACCTATGCAAACTCTCCCGCACCTACGGCCCCCTCATGTCCCTCAACCTCGGCTCCAAGCCCACACTCATCGTCTCATCCCCCCGAATCACAGAGCAAGTGATGCGAACTCACGACCTCGCCTTCTGCAGCCGCCCTAAGCTCCTCGGCCAGCACAAGCTCTTCTACAACGGCCTCGACGTCGCCTTCGCCCCCTACGGCCACTCCTGGCGGGAGATGCGGAAGATCTGCGTCGTCCATCTCCTCAGCAACAAGCGCGTCCAGTCCTTCAGGCCCGTCCGGGAGGAGGAGGTGTTCGGCATGACCCGAGAGCTCTCCCGGGACTCGGGCCGGGTGGTTAACCTGTCCGCGGTCATGCTGGGGCTGACGAGCACGCTGATTTGCAGGATTGCGTTCGGGAAGGGGAATTCGAAGAGGGAGAGGTTCGATGTGCTTATGATTGAGGCTCAGGCGATGCAGGCGGGTTTTGCGTTTGTGTCGGATTATTTTCCGTGGTTGGGGTGGGTGGATAGGCTGAGAGGGATGGTTGCTAGGCTTGAACAGATTTATAGAGACATGGATGATTTCGTTGAGCAGCTGATTTGTGAGCATCT CGATCCGAGTTGGCCTCATTTCAAGAATCCGAATATTCTAGATCTTTTGATTCAGCTCAAGAATGAAAATTCAAGCTCTACCACTCTCACGTGGGATCATGTCAAGGCAATACTAATG GATATATTTGTGGCCGCTACAGACACAAGTGCAGCTACGGTAATTTGGGCCATGACAGCTCTAGTGAAAAAACCAGCAGCAATGGAGAGATTGCAGAAGGAAATAAGGGAGTTAGTTGGGGACAGAACACAAGTGAACGAGGATGATCTACCAAAACTAGCTTATCTCAAGGCAGTAATCAAGGAGACTTTGAGATTGTTCCCAGCAGCACCACTCCTACTGCCTAGAGAATCAATGTctgattgcaaaataaacgGGTATACGATCCCGGCTAAGACACTAGTCTTCATAAACGCGTGGGCGATTGGAAGAGATCCAGAGAGTTGGGAAAATCCAGATGAGTTCATGCCAGAGAGATTCTTGAATTCAAGCATCGATATCCTTGGGACGGATTTTGAAGTGATCCCCTTTGGGGCGGGGCGAAGAGGGTGCCCCGGGATAGCCATGGGGCTTGCAACGGTGGAGCTCACACTTGCGAACCTCCTTCACTCGTTCGATTGGGAATTTCCGCCCGGAGTGTCCAAAGAAGATATTGATACTCAGGTTTTGCCTGGGCTTACCATGCATAAGAAACATCCACTTTGTCTTGTGCCTATTAATAGAACACATGggtag